The Meles meles chromosome 6, mMelMel3.1 paternal haplotype, whole genome shotgun sequence genome has a window encoding:
- the BLOC1S6 gene encoding biogenesis of lysosome-related organelles complex 1 subunit 6 produces the protein MSVPGPTSPDGVLAGPPHGLEAGKLTPGLSDASPDEGLLEDLTVEDKAVEQLAEGLLSHYLPDLQRSKQALQELTQNQVVLLDTLEQEISKFKECHSMLDINALFTEAKHYHAKLVNIRKEMLMLHEKTSKLKKRALKLQQKRQKEELEREQQREKEFEREKQLTAKPAKRT, from the exons ATGAGTGTTCCTGGGCCGACGTCCCCGGACGGGGTCCTAGCAGGGCCACCCCACGGCCTCGAGGCCGGGAAGCTGACGCCGG GTTTAAGTGACGCTTCGCCAGATGAAGGGTTACTAGAGGACTTGACTGTAGAGGACAAAGCTGTGGAGCAGCTGGCAGAAGGATTGCTTTCTCACTACCTGCCAGATTTGCAGAGATCAAAACAAGCTCTTCAGGAACTCAC ACAGAACCAAGTTGTATTACTAGACACACTGGAACAAGAGATTTCGAAATTTAAAGAATGTCATTCTATGTTGGATATTAATGCTTTG TTCACTGAAGCTAAACACTATCATGCCAAGTTGGTGAATATAAGAAAAGAGATGCTGATGCTTCATGAAAAGACGTCCAAGTTAAAA aAAAGAGCCCTTAAACTGCAGcagaagaggcagaaagaagagtTGGAAAGGGAGCAGCAACGTGAGAAggaatttgaaagagaaaagcagttaaCTGCCAAACCAGCTAAGAGGACGTGA